The genomic stretch GATGGAGTTGGCGATAGCAAGGTCGAGGCCCTGCTTCTCGTCCAGCTCTGAACCGTTGGCCGGGGAGCTATCGCTCTCCGACCTCTTCGATATCCAGTTGGGTGCCTCCATCTTCACGAGCACGTATCGGATAGGGGTGATAGAAGCGGCCTTGGCGTTGTCAATCTCCTGATAGGACAGGGAGATATCGAGCACGATGCCGGACGGCGCGCTGGTCTGGGCATTGGAGATCAGGTTCGAGAATGCCTGGCCTATCTGGACCTCGTCCGCGTTCACCATGTATCGTCCGTTCTCCGATGAGACCTGGACCTCGATCCTGGAACCGTCGGAGTATCTTATGCCGATGTCCCTCAGCAGGTCCAGCACCGAGATGCACCTTCTCACCGGTTCCCCTCCCCGGGCGAACGTCAGCAGCTGGTTCGACAGGTCCTTGGCCTTCATGGCCGCCACCCTTACTTCGTTGAGGCGGGCCTTCCGGTCGGCTTCCTCCAGTTCTACATAACTGAGCATCTCGATGTTGCCCAGTATCGATGTCAGGACGTTGTTGAAGCTGTGTGCGATTCCGCCGGCCAGCTGTCCGATGGAATCCAGCCGCTGCGCTTCGGAGACGGCCCTCTGCAGTCGGACCTCGTCGGTTATGTCACGGAAAGCGATGACGTATCCCATCACCCGGCCGGCCTTGTCCTTGACCGGAGCCGAATTGTATGAGAGGTCGCGCCGGCCATTGAGGTTGACCAGATCCCTTTCTGTTCGGAGACGCAATCGTTTTCCCGGGCGACCCAGTAGGATGTGAGGACCTCCTCCGTCATCGGGTCCAGTAAGGGAAGGACTTCACTTATCTTGAGACCGGTGATCTGACCGGCGAAGGCACATTTGTCCTCGGCTATCTGGTTGGCCAGTAGGATGGTGCCCTCGGTGTCGATGACTATCACCCCTTCCCCGATGCTGCGGATGGTGACATCCAGCCTCTCCTTCTCCTGGAACAGCTTCTCCTGCGCCTCCTTGGTCCGCTTCACCTCCTCCGCAAGACGCTCGGTGACGTTGGTAAGGTCCTTGGTGCGTTCCTTGACCTTTCCCTCGAGGTCGTTGGCATATGATCTCAGTGCCTCGATCATCCGGACCTTCTGGATGGACAGCAGGGAAAGGTTGGCGAGCGATTGGAAGGGCCCCATCCGGTCCTTGGTGAACCATTCCGGATCGGGATGGCCGAAGACCATGGCCCCGATGACCGTTCCATCCTCTATGAGTGGAATCACCGCCCAGGCCATATCGCCGTGGACGATCGTCCGGGGGTTCGGGTCCGCCTTGTCGACTACCGTGGAGAGCTCGAATTCCGGCGGAGTCCCCTTTTGAGCGATCGTTGTCATCTTTCCTGATGGGTCGAGATCATAGACGAGGGCCGAGGAGGCCTGCAGCCGCTCCACAGCCACGCCGCAGATGCTCTCCAGCGAGTCCGTGGCCATTTCTGAGCCGATGTTCTTCCGGGAAACGTCGTAGAGCGCTTCCAGCTCCTCCGCCCTTCTGGCCAGCTGGATCGTGCTCTCCTTCTGCTCGGTCACGTCATGGATCATTCCAGGACGTACCTTTCGGAGCCGGTCTCATCCGATATCGGTGTGGAGACACGCTGGACCCATATTGGCTTGCCGTTCTTGCGGGAGAAACGCGCGACGCCGTCATGGAAAGCAGGGGTCGAGCTCTGCTCGGGGATGATATCCGTCGTATGTACCACGAAATCCTTCAGGTTGGAACCTATAAGCTCGATCGAACTGGTGCCGAGGATCTCGTTCGCCTTTAGGTTGGCACGGATGATGAAACCGTTCTCGTCACTTTCGATGATGCCGTAGGGGGCACGCTCGATCATAACACGGATGCGACGCTCGATCTTGCGAAACGAGGCTTGCGAGGACCTCAGCGAATCGAAACCCTTCTTGACCAGGTAATATAGCAG from Methanomassiliicoccales archaeon encodes the following:
- a CDS encoding PAS domain-containing protein, giving the protein MIEDPSMRYNISLVKGLAFIILTSLLLYYLVKKGFDSLRSSQASFRKIERRIRVMIERAPYGIIESDENGFIIRANLKANEILGTSSIELIGSNLKDFVVHTTDIIPEQSSTPAFHDGVARFSRKNGKPIWVQRVSTPISDETGSERYVLE
- a CDS encoding response regulator; amino-acid sequence: MRLRTERDLVNLNGRRDLSYNSAPVKDKAGRVMGYVIAFRDITDEVRLQRAVSEAQRLDSIGQLAGGIAHSFNNVLTSILGNIEMLSYVELEEADRKARLNEVRVAAMKAKDLSNQLLTFARGGEPVRRCISVLDLLRDIGIRYSDGSRIEVQVSSENGRYMVNADEVQIGQAFSNLISNAQTSAPSGIVLDISLSYQEIDNAKAASITPIRYVLVKMEAPNWISKRSESDSSPANGSELDEKQGLDLAIANSIIRRHDGFMVMNTSTKGSNFSVYLMAWSECVNAPAVRSKYLLERPAKVLIMDDDESVLDVLSNMVESLGHQVVAAKEGGEAIDLYEQADAAGEPFDVVIMDLNIPGGLGGRETIRRLQERYANVNAIVSSGYSNDPITANYISYGFKGVLPKPYTMKQLQDAIHKALVAL